In one Limosilactobacillus oris genomic region, the following are encoded:
- the metK gene encoding methionine adenosyltransferase, with translation MTEKHLFTSESVSEGHPDKIADQISDAILDALLKEDPDARAAVETSVTTGLVLVFGEVSTKGYVNIQKVVRDTIRKIGYTDGKYGFDADNCAVITALDEQSPDIAQGVDDSLETRTGDSDPLDKIGAGDQGLMFGYATDETPEYMPLTLMLSHKLMQRIAKLRKEGVISYLRPDAKAEVTVEYDDEGKPLRVDTVVLSTQHDPEATLEQIRQDVKEQVIKAVIPAELLDDQTKYFINPTGRFVIGGPQGDAGLTGRKVIVDTYGGAAHHGGGAFSGKDATKVDRSASYAARYIAKNLVAAGYAKKLEIQVAYAIGVAEPVSISIDTFGTGTKSEAELIAAVRKVFDLRPAGIIEMLDLKRPIYKQTAAYGHFGRTDVDLPWEHLDKVDELKQILG, from the coding sequence ATGACAGAAAAACACCTCTTCACATCAGAATCAGTTTCTGAAGGACACCCGGATAAAATTGCTGACCAAATCAGTGACGCCATTTTAGACGCCCTGCTAAAAGAGGATCCAGATGCGCGGGCTGCGGTGGAAACCTCAGTGACGACCGGTCTGGTCTTGGTGTTTGGCGAAGTCTCAACCAAGGGCTACGTTAATATCCAAAAGGTCGTTCGGGACACCATCCGCAAGATTGGCTATACCGATGGCAAGTATGGCTTTGATGCTGATAACTGTGCAGTAATCACCGCCTTGGATGAGCAATCACCAGATATTGCTCAGGGGGTTGATGACTCACTGGAAACGCGGACTGGTGACAGTGATCCGCTTGACAAGATTGGTGCTGGTGACCAGGGGCTGATGTTTGGCTACGCAACCGATGAAACGCCGGAATATATGCCGCTGACCTTAATGCTCAGTCACAAGCTGATGCAGCGGATTGCCAAGCTCCGGAAGGAAGGGGTAATCTCTTACCTGCGGCCGGATGCGAAGGCCGAAGTGACCGTTGAATATGATGACGAAGGGAAGCCGCTCCGGGTAGACACCGTGGTACTGAGTACCCAGCATGATCCTGAAGCGACGCTGGAACAAATTCGGCAAGACGTTAAGGAGCAAGTGATCAAGGCAGTGATTCCTGCTGAACTGCTTGATGATCAAACCAAGTACTTCATCAACCCGACCGGCCGCTTTGTAATCGGTGGTCCGCAGGGGGATGCCGGTTTGACTGGGCGGAAGGTCATCGTTGATACTTACGGCGGGGCCGCTCACCACGGTGGTGGAGCTTTTTCCGGTAAGGACGCGACGAAGGTGGACCGTTCTGCTAGTTACGCGGCCCGGTACATTGCCAAAAATTTGGTTGCCGCTGGTTACGCTAAGAAGCTGGAAATCCAAGTCGCCTACGCAATTGGGGTGGCCGAACCAGTCTCGATTTCGATTGACACCTTTGGCACTGGTACCAAGAGTGAAGCGGAATTAATTGCCGCGGTTCGGAAAGTCTTTGATCTTCGCCCGGCCGGAATTATTGAAATGCTGGACCTGAAGCGGCCAATCTACAAGCAGACTGCTGCGTACGGCCATTTTGGTCGGACCGACGTTGACCTGCCATGGGAACACCTGGATAAGGTTGACGAATTGAAACAAATCTTGGGTTAA
- the leuS gene encoding leucine--tRNA ligase has product MAYDHTTIENKWQKFWKKNQTFKADINKDQKKFYALDMFPYPSGQGLHVGHPEGYTATDVMSRMKRMQGFNVLHPMGWDAFGLPAEQYALKTGHNPKSFTNKNIDHFRDQIQSLGFSYDWDREINTTDPEYYKWTQWIFEQLYKKGLAYESEIMVNWAPDFMGGTVVANEEVEDGKTKRGGYPVYRKPMKQWVLKITAYADRLIKDLDLVDWPESVKEMQRNWIGRSEGASVFFHVAGDEETKIEVFTTRADTLFGASYVVLAPEQELVDQLTTPEHKEEVAQYKEEASRRSDLERTDLNKEKTGVFTGSYVINPVNGEKLPIWISDYVLASYGTGCVMAVPSGDQRDYDFAKKFDLPIKPIIEGADLSEGAFDGDGKHINSGFLDGLNIKDAKAKMIDWLEEHDAGHKQVNYRLRDWIFSRQRYWGEPIPVIHWDDGTTSLVPENELPLKLPDTDNIEPSGTGESPLANVKDWVNVYDENGRHGLRETNTMPQWAGSSWYWLRYTDPHNSKEFASKEALDYWSPVDLYVGGAEHAVLHLLYARFWHKVLYDLGLVPTKEPFMKLVNQGMILGSNHEKMSKSKGNVVNPDDIVDKYGADTLRLYEMFMGPLTESVPWDEEGLHGSYKWIQRVWRLLMDDNNHLRDRVSNFNDGELTKVYNQTVKKVTEDFERMHFNTAISQLMVFVNEAYKADDLPAEYMQGFIKMISPVMPHVAEELWSQFGISDTIAYQPWPKYDPAALVENEVEMILQVNGKVRAKVKMAKDTPKEEAEKQALANDHVQKFTAGKDIKKVIVVPNKIVNIVAK; this is encoded by the coding sequence ATGGCTTACGATCACACAACGATTGAAAATAAGTGGCAAAAGTTTTGGAAGAAAAACCAGACCTTTAAGGCGGACATTAATAAGGACCAGAAGAAGTTTTACGCCCTCGACATGTTCCCGTACCCATCTGGGCAGGGACTGCACGTCGGGCACCCTGAAGGTTACACCGCAACCGATGTAATGTCGCGGATGAAGCGGATGCAGGGCTTTAATGTGCTGCACCCAATGGGCTGGGATGCTTTCGGTTTGCCGGCGGAACAGTACGCCCTCAAGACCGGTCATAACCCGAAGAGCTTTACTAACAAGAATATCGACCACTTCCGCGACCAAATTCAATCACTCGGTTTTTCCTATGACTGGGACCGGGAAATCAACACTACCGACCCGGAATACTACAAGTGGACCCAGTGGATTTTTGAACAGCTCTACAAGAAGGGGCTGGCCTACGAAAGTGAAATTATGGTCAACTGGGCGCCTGATTTCATGGGTGGAACCGTGGTTGCCAACGAAGAAGTTGAAGATGGCAAGACCAAGCGGGGCGGCTACCCGGTTTACCGGAAGCCGATGAAGCAGTGGGTCCTAAAGATTACTGCCTACGCTGACCGCCTGATCAAGGACCTGGACCTGGTAGACTGGCCAGAAAGCGTTAAGGAAATGCAGCGGAACTGGATTGGGCGCTCTGAGGGGGCTTCCGTCTTCTTTCACGTTGCCGGTGACGAAGAGACGAAGATTGAAGTCTTTACTACCCGGGCGGACACCCTGTTTGGGGCTTCCTACGTTGTTCTGGCACCGGAACAGGAGTTAGTTGACCAGCTGACCACTCCGGAACACAAGGAAGAGGTTGCTCAGTATAAGGAAGAGGCTTCCCGGCGCTCGGATCTGGAACGGACCGACTTGAATAAGGAAAAGACCGGGGTATTTACCGGTTCCTACGTTATTAACCCGGTGAACGGCGAAAAGCTGCCAATCTGGATCAGTGACTATGTTCTGGCTTCCTACGGGACCGGGTGTGTGATGGCGGTTCCTTCTGGCGACCAGCGGGACTATGACTTTGCCAAGAAGTTTGACTTGCCAATCAAGCCGATCATCGAAGGGGCTGACCTTTCCGAAGGGGCTTTTGACGGTGACGGCAAGCATATCAACTCTGGCTTCTTGGATGGCCTGAACATCAAGGATGCTAAGGCGAAGATGATTGACTGGCTGGAAGAACACGATGCCGGTCACAAGCAGGTCAACTACCGGCTGCGGGACTGGATCTTCAGTCGGCAACGCTACTGGGGTGAACCAATTCCGGTTATTCACTGGGATGACGGCACGACTTCCCTGGTTCCCGAAAACGAACTGCCATTGAAGCTGCCGGATACCGACAACATCGAACCATCCGGGACTGGTGAAAGTCCACTGGCAAACGTTAAGGACTGGGTCAATGTTTATGATGAAAACGGCCGTCACGGTCTGCGTGAAACCAACACGATGCCGCAATGGGCAGGCTCTTCTTGGTACTGGCTGCGGTACACGGATCCTCACAACAGCAAGGAATTTGCCTCTAAGGAAGCGCTGGACTACTGGTCACCGGTTGACCTGTACGTTGGTGGTGCCGAACACGCCGTCCTCCACCTGCTTTACGCTCGCTTCTGGCACAAGGTTCTTTACGACCTGGGCTTAGTACCAACCAAGGAACCGTTCATGAAGCTGGTCAACCAAGGGATGATCCTGGGTTCCAACCACGAAAAGATGTCGAAGTCCAAGGGGAACGTGGTTAACCCGGATGACATCGTTGATAAGTACGGTGCCGACACGCTCCGGCTCTACGAAATGTTCATGGGGCCACTGACCGAATCCGTGCCGTGGGATGAAGAAGGACTGCACGGTTCCTACAAGTGGATTCAGCGGGTTTGGCGCCTGTTGATGGATGATAATAACCACCTCCGGGACCGGGTTTCCAACTTTAACGATGGCGAGCTGACCAAGGTTTACAACCAGACCGTCAAGAAAGTAACGGAAGACTTTGAACGGATGCACTTCAACACCGCGATTTCCCAACTGATGGTCTTCGTCAACGAAGCCTACAAGGCTGATGACTTGCCGGCTGAGTACATGCAGGGCTTCATTAAGATGATTTCACCAGTTATGCCGCACGTGGCGGAAGAACTGTGGAGCCAATTCGGCATTAGCGACACGATTGCCTACCAGCCATGGCCAAAGTATGATCCAGCGGCTCTGGTAGAAAATGAGGTCGAAATGATCCTTCAAGTTAACGGCAAGGTCCGGGCGAAGGTCAAGATGGCTAAGGACACGCCGAAGGAAGAGGCCGAAAAGCAGGCTCTGGCAAACGATCACGTGCAGAAATTTACGGCTGGCAAGGACATCAAGAAGGTCATCGTTGTGCCAAATAAGATTGTTAACATCGTTGCTAAGTAA
- a CDS encoding type II toxin-antitoxin system HicB family antitoxin → MEIVTYPAIFTPRNGQILVDFPDLPEAFTQGKTMEEALEFAKLGLAITINDKLGHFEAAPVASPLAEVAAAHPEATVREIRVDLDQY, encoded by the coding sequence ATGGAAATCGTAACGTACCCGGCCATCTTTACCCCGCGGAATGGGCAAATTCTGGTTGACTTTCCCGACCTTCCGGAGGCTTTTACACAGGGGAAGACGATGGAGGAGGCGCTGGAGTTCGCCAAACTCGGCCTGGCAATCACCATTAACGATAAGCTGGGGCATTTCGAAGCAGCTCCGGTAGCCAGTCCGCTGGCGGAAGTGGCTGCTGCACACCCGGAAGCGACCGTTCGGGAAATACGGGTCGACCTCGACCAGTATTAG
- a CDS encoding putative polysaccharide biosynthesis protein, with protein sequence MNEEHTNGSPLAAANKDAREKMLSGSAWMTVGSITSRILGAIYVIPWVTWFDAYSNEANALYAQGYNIYNIFLTIATAGLPSAISKMVAHYNGLNEYGVSRRLYYSSMYVALAMGIVCAIVMMAWAPGLSNNDPNVVPVIRSLAWAVLIIPALAMSRGFLQGYNWMAPSGISQFVEQVFRVVYMLGATYLIMKIQKGSWVDAVTQSTFAAFIGALGAGAVLAWFWMRHRREMNELVNRGKPNRSVSTLSLIGKMVYQSIPFIVIESGVAIFMLIDQYTFPWILFRVGDFTRYQETVLYALFAFNANKLYTIIISLASAMAATVIPLLATARAQNDQLGMRKQIENVLQLFYFIMIPSSLGLAAVAQQMYTVFYRYDHAGIVILEFAAFVAIPMGLYTVAAAMMQGISENRRMMKYLGIGIIIKLLLQYPCIFLLQGMGPLLSTCLSMFVIDYLILHSFNMEFGLHFNQMARSTNQILCFSLIMYAVTKTVMVFLGHFISPYGRFTAFFALVLGVIIGASIFIYLALKYRLADRIIGSRSATLRQKLRIS encoded by the coding sequence ATGAATGAAGAACATACTAACGGGTCGCCGCTTGCGGCTGCCAATAAGGATGCCCGGGAGAAGATGCTGAGTGGTTCCGCCTGGATGACGGTCGGCAGTATTACCTCGCGGATCCTTGGTGCAATTTACGTTATCCCCTGGGTAACCTGGTTTGACGCGTACAGTAACGAGGCCAACGCCCTCTATGCACAGGGATACAACATTTATAACATTTTCTTGACGATTGCCACGGCAGGGTTGCCGTCAGCGATTTCTAAGATGGTCGCCCATTACAATGGCCTTAATGAATACGGCGTCAGTCGCCGGCTGTACTATTCCAGCATGTACGTTGCCCTGGCGATGGGAATTGTCTGCGCAATCGTCATGATGGCCTGGGCACCGGGATTGTCAAATAACGACCCGAATGTCGTACCGGTAATTCGTTCTTTGGCATGGGCAGTCCTGATTATCCCAGCTCTGGCAATGAGTCGGGGCTTCCTGCAAGGTTACAACTGGATGGCGCCATCGGGAATTTCCCAGTTTGTTGAGCAGGTCTTCCGGGTGGTTTACATGCTGGGAGCAACCTACCTGATTATGAAGATCCAAAAGGGAAGCTGGGTCGATGCGGTTACCCAATCTACCTTTGCGGCCTTCATCGGGGCCCTAGGTGCTGGGGCGGTCCTCGCCTGGTTTTGGATGCGTCACCGGCGGGAAATGAACGAACTGGTTAACCGGGGGAAGCCAAACCGGTCGGTATCAACGCTTAGCCTGATCGGTAAGATGGTTTACCAGTCGATTCCATTTATCGTGATTGAATCCGGGGTGGCCATCTTTATGCTGATTGACCAGTATACTTTCCCTTGGATTCTGTTCCGGGTCGGCGACTTTACCCGCTACCAAGAAACCGTGCTTTACGCGCTCTTTGCCTTTAACGCCAACAAGCTCTACACGATTATTATTTCACTAGCGAGTGCGATGGCAGCCACGGTGATTCCGCTGTTAGCAACGGCCCGGGCCCAAAATGACCAGTTAGGGATGCGGAAGCAAATTGAAAATGTCCTGCAACTGTTCTACTTTATTATGATTCCTTCTTCACTTGGCCTGGCTGCGGTGGCCCAGCAGATGTATACGGTCTTTTACCGCTATGACCACGCCGGAATCGTTATCCTTGAATTTGCGGCCTTTGTGGCAATCCCTATGGGTCTGTATACCGTCGCCGCAGCGATGATGCAGGGAATTTCAGAAAACCGGCGGATGATGAAGTACCTCGGAATTGGGATTATCATCAAACTGCTGTTACAGTACCCATGTATTTTCCTCCTGCAGGGAATGGGTCCCCTGCTCTCGACCTGCCTGTCAATGTTTGTAATTGACTACCTGATTCTTCATTCTTTTAACATGGAATTTGGCCTGCATTTTAACCAGATGGCAAGGTCAACGAACCAAATTCTCTGCTTTTCTTTGATTATGTATGCCGTTACTAAGACGGTAATGGTTTTTCTCGGTCACTTTATCAGTCCGTACGGCCGGTTTACAGCATTCTTTGCCCTCGTGCTTGGGGTTATCATTGGTGCCAGCATCTTCATTTACCTAGCATTGAAGTACCGTCTGGCGGACCGAATCATTGGTTCCCGGTCAGCCACACTTCGGCAGAAGCTGCGAATTAGCTAA
- a CDS encoding NAD(P)H-hydrate dehydratase, translated as MEKLTEQILHDVIRPRPANSFKGSYGKVTLVGGNRNFGGAIIMASTAAVCAGAGLVTTATATSNSGALHAQLPEAMFADFTADQQLADLVSAATTVVVGPGLGDDDQSLHILKNVFAHVRPEQNLVIDGSAITLMAREKLTAPAANVIYTPHEMEWQRLSGIKIGEQTEAKNQTVRDQLNATVVLKKHHTEIYTASQVYQLTIGSPAQAVGGMGDTLAGMVGGFTAEFSSQPQKAVLAAVYAHSAIADKIAESQYIVLPHQISRALPSFMKKMEQAPTEHQIGFLN; from the coding sequence ATGGAAAAATTAACTGAGCAAATCCTGCACGATGTTATTCGGCCGCGTCCAGCCAATAGTTTTAAAGGAAGCTATGGCAAGGTGACCCTCGTTGGGGGCAACCGTAACTTTGGCGGTGCTATTATCATGGCTTCTACTGCCGCTGTCTGCGCCGGTGCTGGTTTAGTGACGACCGCAACTGCCACCAGCAATTCCGGTGCCCTCCACGCCCAGCTGCCAGAGGCAATGTTTGCCGACTTCACCGCCGACCAGCAGCTGGCGGACTTGGTGAGTGCCGCAACCACTGTTGTCGTGGGACCCGGTCTGGGAGACGACGACCAAAGCCTGCACATTCTAAAAAACGTCTTTGCCCATGTTCGGCCCGAACAAAACCTGGTAATTGACGGCTCAGCCATTACGCTGATGGCCCGCGAAAAGTTAACCGCACCGGCCGCTAACGTCATTTACACCCCGCACGAGATGGAATGGCAACGCCTCTCCGGAATCAAAATTGGTGAGCAAACGGAAGCAAAGAATCAGACCGTCCGGGACCAGCTTAATGCCACGGTGGTTCTCAAAAAGCACCACACGGAAATTTATACCGCTAGCCAGGTCTACCAGCTTACCATTGGCTCTCCCGCCCAGGCCGTCGGCGGCATGGGCGACACCCTGGCCGGCATGGTGGGGGGCTTTACCGCTGAATTTAGCAGCCAGCCGCAAAAGGCAGTCCTCGCGGCTGTTTATGCCCACAGTGCTATCGCCGATAAGATTGCGGAAAGTCAGTACATTGTCTTGCCCCACCAAATCAGCCGCGCCCTTCCAAGTTTCATGAAGAAGATGGAACAGGCACCAACCGAACACCAAATTGGCTTTTTAAATTAA
- the pepV gene encoding dipeptidase PepV, whose amino-acid sequence MTEWLKAAQSQEKDYLNDLVALMKIPSVRDDTAATDEYPLGPRPAQALKAFLEMADQDGFKTKNIDNLVGYAECGEGDETLAILAHLDVMPAGKGWDTDPFDPVIKDGNLYGRGASDDKGPGMAAYYALKYLKDQGVKFNKRVRFIVGTDEESNWTGMHRYFEVEPAPTLGFSPDAEFPVINGEKGQVSLLLNVPATNEGPNQLKHFESGLRFNMVPREAVALVTVNNLQKVEDDFARFIAENPITGEAEETADGLKLTVIGKAAHGMEPEKGINAGTYLANFLDQYDFAGGAGSFIHFLGHYLHLDTRMDKFDGSFKDPVMGELTMNAGILNFTTEDGGDINMNFRFPKGITPDQLEATVKKVADPLGISVKQGPAQEPHYVDPADPIVKTLMTAYIDQTGDQTAKPEVVGGGTYGRLMKRGVAFGALMPNTPNTMHQANEFQPVADLIKSMAIYMEAINDLVTD is encoded by the coding sequence ATGACAGAATGGTTAAAAGCGGCCCAGAGCCAAGAAAAAGATTACTTGAACGACCTGGTGGCTTTAATGAAGATTCCCAGCGTTCGAGATGACACGGCCGCAACTGATGAATACCCATTGGGGCCACGACCAGCCCAAGCACTAAAGGCCTTCTTGGAGATGGCGGACCAGGACGGTTTCAAGACCAAGAATATTGATAACCTGGTTGGCTACGCTGAGTGTGGGGAAGGGGACGAAACCCTGGCAATCCTGGCGCACTTGGACGTGATGCCAGCGGGCAAGGGCTGGGATACCGATCCATTCGACCCGGTGATCAAGGATGGCAACCTCTATGGCCGGGGTGCTTCTGATGACAAGGGGCCCGGAATGGCTGCTTACTATGCTCTCAAGTATTTAAAAGATCAGGGGGTCAAGTTCAATAAGCGGGTTCGCTTTATCGTGGGGACGGACGAAGAAAGCAACTGGACGGGGATGCACCGCTACTTTGAAGTGGAACCGGCACCGACTCTCGGCTTTTCGCCAGATGCTGAATTTCCGGTAATCAATGGTGAAAAAGGGCAAGTATCATTGCTGCTGAACGTGCCAGCGACTAATGAGGGGCCTAACCAGCTCAAGCACTTTGAGTCGGGCCTGCGGTTCAACATGGTGCCCCGGGAAGCTGTAGCGCTAGTAACTGTTAATAATCTCCAAAAGGTGGAGGACGATTTTGCCCGCTTCATCGCGGAAAACCCAATCACCGGTGAGGCAGAAGAAACGGCAGACGGCTTAAAGCTGACCGTTATTGGCAAGGCAGCCCATGGGATGGAACCCGAAAAGGGGATTAATGCGGGAACCTACCTGGCCAACTTTTTGGACCAGTATGACTTTGCTGGCGGTGCGGGCAGCTTTATTCACTTCCTCGGCCACTACCTCCACCTCGATACCCGGATGGATAAGTTTGATGGTTCCTTTAAGGATCCAGTGATGGGCGAGTTGACCATGAATGCCGGAATTCTTAACTTTACCACTGAAGATGGTGGTGACATTAACATGAACTTCCGTTTTCCAAAGGGAATTACGCCTGACCAATTAGAAGCGACCGTAAAGAAAGTTGCCGACCCATTGGGAATTAGTGTGAAACAAGGGCCGGCCCAGGAACCGCACTATGTTGACCCCGCTGACCCGATCGTGAAAACGTTGATGACGGCCTATATTGACCAAACCGGGGATCAAACGGCTAAGCCCGAGGTTGTCGGTGGCGGCACCTATGGCCGGTTGATGAAACGGGGAGTTGCCTTTGGGGCGCTGATGCCAAACACGCCGAATACAATGCACCAGGCCAATGAGTTCCAGCCGGTAGCCGACCTGATCAAATCAATGGCCATTTACATGGAAGCAATTAATGACCTCGTTACTGATTAA